CATTTCATAAGCTCCTCAATTCATCATCATAACCAGGTGCAGCAGTGGAAAGGCAGCTGGTGGTGCATGTTTGGTAACCTTTTACATCTCTGTTTGTGTCTGGTCCATGAATTTAGCAATATCTTTCTTTGAGGATTGTCAACACTTTGGAGTACAAGGTTTTCTCACAGCCCCTAGAGTTCCCATGGATCTTActcatctctttcctgtctcacaTTTCAATAATATGTGTCTTCCTCTGGGGGGTTCATGTAAAGTGTTGTCAGATTTGTTCATCCTTTCAAaggaccagctctttgtttcaactgccaagtgatctctagctctgttctttcttatcctttctcATAACAGTTTTGAGGCTggaatgttgtgctttgtttgtttgctttttgcatcTTTGACCACCAAGATGCGTCATTAGGATGTTTGTGAGACTTTTGATTTCTTGACGTACAAACTGATTGTCAGaactttgtctcctaatgttgattttgctttttttttcatttctagcatcttattgcagagccaatccccaccagaaaaggtggaggacatggcagatgaagtatcctgggtccatctcactgatgacagtttacagtcttccaaacaattagcgtcggagtactctatttcaagccttgtcaacacaacctgctcactgactaacatagtggcagaagagaactgtgacacaattttgccaaatagattttattggaccttagccaaaaacgacgccctttttcagaaaaatcatatctacaggtggaaaagcaaatatcatccacaggtctgctactccaggaggctctctcttcatctcaccctccctcgctttccactgaggagaaggtggagtgagctggctctgccaaccttcatgacagaacccaaagtaaagaaaggccaggaggtaaatgaaaaaactagcaagggtttctctaagtccagctcccctgatttatacatcagatcttaactcacctgtgaattctgccccacagggtgctgatatgaagtcattagagacacccaagtcagcagaaaatgctgcaaacttaacgtctgaggggacacacaaggacgctaaggtgaaggccaccagaaacctttttcgaaggtttttctgctgcctctgcatgccaaggacaaaagagacaacatccaggtaaggaataacaaaagaatggaaattgcacttttaaggaaatgtggtgggtgaggccagttaatctcttatgatttgagctgacttttcgaaggcactttgcccatggcactttgtctcctaatgttgattttgcttttttttttcatttctagcatcttattgcagagccaatccccaccagaaaaggtggaggacatggcagatgaagtatcctgggtccatctcactgatgacagtttacagtcttccaaacaattagcgtcggagtactctatttcaagccttgtcaacacaacctgctcactgactaacatagtggcagaagagaactgtgacacaattttgccaaatagattttattggaccttagccaaaaacgacgccctttttcagaaaaatcatatctacaggtggaaaagcaaatatcatccacaggtctgctactccaggaggctctctcttcatctcaccctccctcgctttccactgaggagaaggtggagtgagctggctctgccaaccttcatgacagaacccaaagtaaagaaaggccaggaggtaaatgaaaaaactagcaagggtttctctaagtccagctcccctgatttatacatcagatcttaactcacctgcgaattctgccccacagggtgctgatatgaagtcattagagacacccaagtcagcagaaaatgctgcaaacttaacatctgaggggatacacaaggacgctaaggtgaaggccaccagaaacctttttcgaaggtttttctgctgtctctgcatgccaaggacaaaagagacaacatccaggtaaggaataacaaaagaatggaaattgcacttttaaggaaatgtggtgggtgaggccagttaatctcttatgatttgagctgacttttcgaaggcactttgcccatggcactttgtctcctaatgttgattttgcatttttttttttcatttctagcatcttattgcagagccaatccccaccagaaaaggtggaggacatggcagatgaagtatcctgggtccatctcactgatgacagtttacagtcttccaaacaattagcgtcggagtactctatttcaagccttgtcaacacaacctgctcactgactaacatagtggcagaagagaactgtgacacaattttgccaaatagattttattggaccttagccaaaaacgacgccctttttcagaaaaatcatatctacaggtggaaaagcaaatatcatccacaggtctgctactccaggaggctctctcttcatctcaccctccctcgctttccactgaggagaaggtggagtgagctggctctgccaaccttcatgacagaacccaaagtaaagaaaggccaggaggtaaatgaaaaaactagcaagggtttctctaagtccagctcccctgatttatacatcagatcttaactcacctgcgaattctgccccacagggtgctgatatgaagtcattagagacacccaagtcagcagaaaatgctgcaaacttaacatctgaggggacacacaaggacgctaaggtgaaggccaccagaaacctttttcgaaggtttttctgctgcctctgcatgccaaggacaaaagagacaacatccaggtaaggaataacaaaagaatggaaattgcacttttaaggaaatgtggtgggtgaggccagttaatctcttatgatttgagctgacttttcgaaggcactttgcccatggcactttgtctcctaatgttgattttgctttttttttttcatttctagcatcttattgcagagccaatccccaccagaaaaggtggaggacatggcagatgaagtatcctgggtccatctcactgatgacagtttacagtcttccaaacaattagcgtcggagtactctatttcaagccttgtcaacacaacctgctcactgactaacatagtggcagaagagaactgtgacacaattttgccaaatagattttattggaccttagccaaaaacgacgccctttttcagaaaaatcatatctacaggtggaaaagcaaatatcatccacaggtctgctactccaggaggctctctcttcatctcaccctccctcgctttccactgaggagaaggtggagtgagctggctctgccaaccttcatgacagaacccaaagtaaagaaaggccaggaggtaaatgaaaaaactagcaagggtttctctaagtccagctcccctgatttatacatcagatcttaactcacctgcgaattctgccccacagggtgctgatatgaagtcattagagacacccaagtcagcagaaaatgctgcaaacttaacatctgaggggacacacaaggacgctaaggtgaaggccaccagaaacctttttcgaaggtttttctgctgcctctgcatgccaaggacaaaagagacaacatccaggtaaggaataacaaaagaatggaaattgcacttttaaggaaatgtggtgggtgaggccagTTAATCTCTTATGATTTGAGCTGACTTTTCGAAGGCACTTTGCCATGGGCAGGCTTCAGTCATTTACAGGACTTAAACATTAAGGTTTCTGGAACCCCAAAAGGAGCTTTCACACTGAATCCTATTCATGAAGAGACTAGCATAgttgagacagaagcagatagCAGAGGTTGCTGGCAGGGCTTGCGGATGCAGGGGAACTGGAGGGAGAAGAGCTTTCAAAGGGACAACAGTTTAGGAATGGAAGAAGTATGTGGAGAACTCTGGTTCCTCAGTTCAGCTTTTTGCTAAGTCTTTCTATGTCAATGTCACTAAAACAGTCCTTTGTTCATCTCTTTTCAAGGGCTGACGATGCGGCCCTGACCCGGGATTCCTAAACCCCGGGTCTGTGTTCGGCCTGGTTGGGGCATTACAGTTTCTGGAGCAAGCCAGGCCAGAGCATGAAAGGAGGTGTGCCCCAAACATCTACCTGATAGACAGCTCCAGCCACCAGGGCATGAGCTCTGTACCCCTCCTCTCCTACTGGGTGCAAGGGTGAACTTCATTTGTTCCCAGAAGAAGTAGCTGGACATAGAAGCCTGTCACATCATCATGGGCGATGACGAGGCATCCATCCTGCTTCAAGTCCACATGAGAAAAGTTAAGTGTCCCAGATGACTCTGGGTCCCCATCTCCTTCTCCCCTCACTTCCATCAACAGAATCAATGAGCACCTGTAAAGAAGCGCTTGCACACTTTCCTCTTAGGTGGTAAGGAggcacaggaagaggagggggaaggaggagtggggaaagtgggacatgtcaaaggatcaAAGCAGTgagagagggcagaagaaaggGCTTGCATCTGGATGGGGAGGAGGTGATTTATCCAGAGGAAATTCCATTCTGAGAGCAGAAAAGTAAGGAATGAATGTGTGGGTGGTGACAGGGTCCACAACCAAGAAGGAGAGGAGCAAAATTCCCCTGAAGAGGAGGTTAGGAGCGAATGGTGCATGTGTACCCCGAGAAGACGACCCTATCTTCCTCATGGGTTCCAGCTTGCTCCAAGCTGCAGCAGGTGAGTGCTGCCTGAGAAATCTGTTCTCGTCCTGAGGTGCTCAGAGAGGGTGTGGCTGCAGAGAAGAGAAGCCACATGTTTTCAGGAgcctcttcttctttctgcttgACCGAGTTCAAGCCTTCATCTTTCATGCCCTAAGGTGCTGTTGTCTCAGCCAATGATTATTCAGACAGATAAATTTGATGTCCCCATGGGGGATTCCTTGACTTTGAGTAAACAGCAAGATAGGTGTTTGTACTAGAAATAGGTAAACAGTGCTTAAAAGGACTGGGAAACATCACTGCCCAGAAAAAGTCAACAAACTTGGAACATCTTTGAGCCCAGGGCCATCATCAGGCTTTAGTTTAGAAGGAAACCTGATTGCCAAGGAGCTGCAGATGATGGCCAGTGGTATGGTGTGCAGCCTTGTTGAGGGAGCTGCCTGCAGTCTTCTCCTGCCCACCATACATATATGGAGCATCTTCCTGGGTCACCAGGGGCAAGCCAGCTGACAAGCTTTTCAGGGGTCCAATCTTGAGATCAGTCAGGTGTAGTGAATTCGTGTCCAATGTGCATCTCCTTGTGGTAGATGATGAGTTTCTGTATCATGGTCTTGATGTACACCAACCATCCCAATTGTGTGCTCTCCTCTGCAGAGGCCAATGGTCCTGTCCTGGTGAATGGGAGTATGGTTCTTTGTGACAGTTTATCAATTGTCCGGAATCCACTTCATTGGCTACATCATGTAGATGAAATCTTGACCGAGTCCTATATGGTGCCCTGTTCACCCCA
This DNA window, taken from Chionomys nivalis chromosome 23, mChiNiv1.1, whole genome shotgun sequence, encodes the following:
- the LOC130865292 gene encoding uncharacterized protein LOC130865292, which encodes MPRTKETTSSILLQSQSPPEKVEDMADEVSWVHLTDDSLQSSKQLASEYSISSLVNTTCSLTNIVAEENCDTILPNRFYWTLAKNDALFQKNHIYRWKSKYHPQVCYSRRLSLHLTLPRFPLRRRWSELALPTFMTEPKVKKGQEGADMKSLETPKSAENAANLTSEGTHKDAKVKATRNLFRRFFCCLCMPRTKETTSSILLQSQSPPEKVEDMADEVSWVHLTDDSLQSSKQLASEYSISSLVNTTCSLTNIVAEENCDTILPNRFYWTLAKNDALFQKNHIYRWKSKYHPQVCYSRRLSLHLTLPRFPLRRRWSELALPTFMTEPKVKKGQEGADMKSLETPKSAENAANLTSEGTHKDAKVKATRNLFRRFFCCLCMPRTKETTSRADDAALTRDS